The Scyliorhinus torazame isolate Kashiwa2021f chromosome 17, sScyTor2.1, whole genome shotgun sequence genome includes a window with the following:
- the LOC140394012 gene encoding hemoglobin subunit beta-like produces the protein MVHWAPEERSEITSTWSAINHKAVGTKALERMFSVYPWTTRYFSTIQGFTAEGHAIKVVGALDKAVKHLDDVKTQFKDLSKKHAEELHIDPGSFHLLTDCFVIELAHLEKCKFTPHTHATWDKFFKVVVDAISKEYH, from the exons ATGGTGCACTGGGCTCCAGAGGAGAGAAGCGAAATCACCAGCACATGGAGTGCCATCAATCACAAGGCAGTTGGCACCAAAGCCTTGGAAAG GATGTTCAGTGTCTATCCCTGGACAACCCGCTACTTTTCAACAATACAAGGTTTTACCGCAGAGGGACATGCAATTAAAGTGGTCGGTGCTCTGGATAAAGCTGTCAAACATCTTGATGATGTTAAGACACAGTTCAAAGACCTCAGCAAGAAGCATGCTGAAGAACTGCATATCGATCCTGGAAGCTTCCAT CTGCTGACTGACTGCTTCGTTATAGAACTGGCTCATCTTGAGAAGTGCAAGTTCACTCCTCATACCCACGCAACTTGGGATAAATTTTTTAAAGTGGTTGTAGATGCTATTTCCAAGGAGTACCATTAA